Below is a genomic region from Triticum dicoccoides isolate Atlit2015 ecotype Zavitan chromosome 5A, WEW_v2.0, whole genome shotgun sequence.
CATCACCGCCCCCTGGGAAGACCATGAATAGCCCAGCCCACTTTGAGTGACAAAGCCGTGCTTGTCTACGAGAACCCCTAGTTGGGCCAGCCTCATAGGGAACGGTTTTCCCTCAAAAATATTCGGACAGGGTATATTAAGCTATTTTCCTTTAGGACCCCTAAAAATAACTATTTTCCTTTAGGATAGTTTTATTGGGGttttttgggtttcttcacttttcTTCCCAGTATGTTTTTCTATATTTTctccttttttcatttttttgcaatTTGAGGAACGCTTAAAAATCGTGCAAAACATTGACATGACTTTGATTTTGTCAAATACGGGAACAATTCTGGACGATGGTCATGCTTTGCGAGTCGGCCtaatatctttccctaataataaagcacggagtgtTCTGCCCGTTCACCGTCATCTAAATTACCCTCGAAGTTGGTAACAATTACCCATCAATGCCACCTGTAAGTGGCAAAAAAAGATATGTTTTTTCTCAAAGTCGTCTTCGTCGGATACGGTTCTTATACAGTGACACCAATGTATTTATTAAAGCCCACAAGTACCACAATGGCTTGAGCGAGCTTCCTCCACCCCCGGATGTGTTGATGGGCTGGCCCATGTCCGGGGTGTGACACcccttttttattcttttcttatttatgtttttgttttttcttctttaaattaattctAGATTTCTAAAAAAATTAAAATTGTGACAATGGGAattttttgagaaatcataaaatgttcatgaattcaaaaatatttgGAAAATCACCAAATGTCTGGTATTTAAAAAAGCTCTTCGCATATTATAAAAGAATTCAAAAATTTAAATTTCCAAAAATTGCGACACTGGGAtttttttgagaaatcataaaatgttcatgaattcaaaaaatagtTGAAAAATCATAAAATGTCtggtattttcaaaaaaaatcttcgCATATTATAAAAGAATTCAAAATTTTAAATTCCCAAAAATTGCGAATTAGGGAatattttgagaaatcataaaatgttcacGAATCCAAAAAATAGTTGAAAATCATAAAATGTCTGGTATTTTAAAAAAAACTCTTTCCATATTATAAAAGAATTCATGATTTCGGAAAAAATGTTCACAgataaaaaatattcatgtttttatTGTGTATTGAAAACATAATTGGGATTTTTTAAAATAGAAGATGTTCACAAAAATTCAACCAGATCCGTAAATAACAAACAAAATGAACCTGCTTACATAGAGTTTTTTTTGGATCTATGGACGTTGTTTTATGATTTATATAGTACATCGCGGGTCGCAAAAATGGTTTCCGCTTTTCTGTACAACGTTGAGCCccaaaaaattgacacaacttCAATCTTTCAAAAGTCCTTACCTCATCCTGGCATATGTTTCAAACTTTTATTATCTCTGCCATATCTACATAATCTGATTGTTTTCCTtctgttgcaacgcatgggcatatttTTTAGTATGTATCCTATAGACGAGCCgagtttatgttggaaatatgagcaatttaccaaataattttattaacagaaatattagataaagcatgactaatatagctgcgataaagcaagtcatgcaatctgacggaGAGAAAGTaaatagcatctgcatatatgaacttgaactgaACACATCTAGGACAGACACTAGATCATGTTGCATATATGGAGTAGAACCTAACACATGTAGGGCAAGAACTAGTACGAGAAACTGTGGCAGGACATCTgacagaaagaagaagaacacatacgggacagcagcagcagaagcactggacttggggtcgatatcctctccagccatgtcgtTGCTGAGGTAGTCAACATCGGGGAAGTAATCGTcggagtccgtgatgaagaagccagtagtcgcgcagagcgcttcccaaaaacttatcacccttctcccgtacaggactcaaagaggtgcggtttcggaggcctactgtcccgacctgcggtgcacgccgcaagccgagattggaaccggtggcgagaggaagaagaagttctggtgcatctctctgggaggagcgacctcccttttataggcgcaagatatcggctcggctcattcccgcaacccgcggcgcggcgcggcgcggcgcgtcgtgacgaggcgtggcgtggcgaggcgggcggcggtggaggagcACGCATGGATatacctcttgttctcatgctcgtacaagtgggaaagaacctcccttataaggaggtccaactcccactaaactagcaatgtgggactaaactttagtagtatcccttgccttgcacaaatgggctaagtgggcctctaggatttattaggaatttctgaaatagttattgggctgcccaaaatagactaaattccagcaatcccccaccagatcctagaGGCACACATAAATTTGCCTTtgattccaaaacactgttttatataccggtactgcagtggagactgttaagttgaacttccacctagaactctatgctacactagtaagcaacttgaacagtggactgggccttgaactgcaagttttctgcgaatctagcttcacataaagccttgaccggtacgtggctaccgtgggtcttccccgcgggtggagtttatgcgtcatactccgtgacctttcatgagtttattagagagaaccctactctcatagattgcgacgtttgacaatcagactcatataggtgtgttcttcaaaagatgttctgtaggataacatctctgcttaaataagccacttagaacatattaagatatacatcaacctgccatgcagattaggagagtattgcatcttcatggagtcgtattgtgaatagtaaggatactctcctctcagttgactaacagcttgtcttccacatctaattcacgggatctccgatcacaaagaataggttaccactctgaacaactcatattgtggtctcatacccatctccctcgatgcattatctatcacattatgtgatagacccttggtaaaaggatctgccagatttttagacgtttggatataatccaacgcaataactccggagtttttcatttttctgacagattttaaccttctctgaacatgtcttggtgacttcatgttatcctttgagctgctcactttcatgatcacagtttgattgtcgcagttcataaggacacccggtacaggtttctcaacaaccagcaagtcattcaagagccggcgaagccaatctgcttcaaccgtagctgtatctagtgctgtgagttctgcttccattgttgacctcgttaagatggtctgcttgcaagacttccaagaaacagcgccacctccatgagggaatacataaccgctcgtggcctttatctcatcagcatctgagattcagtttgagtcactatacccttcaagcacctttggatgcccagtgtagtgaattccataatttgcagtgcctttcaaataacgcaaaactctctctagagctttccaatgcacatctcctggttttaagACAAACCGActtagtttgctaacagcaaaagagatgtcaggtcttgtagcactggctaagtacataagcgagccaataatctgagaatacttcaattggtctctagcaattcttcgattctttcgaagtaacacactTGCATCATAAGgtattggagagggcttgcagtcactgtagccaaagcgactcaagatcttttccacatagtgagattgaagcaatgtaatcccaccatcatcgtctctcaacaacttgatgttcagaatgacatcagccactcctaaatccttcatctcaaaacaacgagataggaattttttgacctccttaataacattcagatttgtttcgaaaatcagtatgtcatcaacatacaagcaaaggataactccctcgcccccaccatgacgatagtacacacatttgttagcttcgtttacaacaaagcttgcagctgttaaagttctttcaaacttctcatgccactgtttgggtgcttacttaagtccgtacaaagacttcaaCAACTCGCatacttttccttcctgaccatctattacaaacccatttggttgttccatataaatttcctcgtccaactctccatttaggaaagtagtcttaacatccatttgatgaacgagaagaccatgtgaggcagctagtgaaagtagaactcgaatagtggtcagtcgagccacatgtgagtaagtatcaaagaagtcttcaccttccttttgggtataacctttagccacgagccgagccttgtacttttctataGTACCattaggcctaagcttcttcttgaatacccatttgcaccctataggtttgcacccataaggacgatcagttatctcccaagtttcattcaccaagatggaatccatctcgctacgaaccgcttccttctagtagtcagcatcttcagatgcataggcctctgaaatagaactgggagtgtcatctatgagatacacaagaaaatcatcaccaaaggactttgcagtcctccgtCTCTtactcctaataggaacttcattgttctcctccacaggactttcaaagtgttccatcgaaattgtaggttcggtaattgtaactggttcctgattcgatgaattaggcatctcctgattagatgaggtagccatatcctttatGGGAAAGACAtcttcaaagaaagttgcatcattggactccatgatcgtaccgacatgcatgtcgggTACCTCCGATTTtataaccaagaatctatagccaatgctatgaaaagcatatcccaggaaaacacaatccacagtctttggtccaagcttccgttTCTTtaaaattggaacattgactttcgccatacaaccccatgttcgtagataagagagttttaaccttttcttctcccattcctcgaatggagttatctctttgttctttgtgggaactcggtttaggacatgacataccGTCAATATcacctcccccaccatgccttggagagacccgatgtgtctaacatggcgttaaccaaatcagttagagtatggttctttctttcggctaccccatttgactgaggtgaatagggaggcgtcctctcatggattataccatgttccgcacaaaaagcatcaaattcattggaaaaatactctccaccacggacgaacctaagcctcttgatttttctatcaagttggttttccactttagctttatagatcttgaaaaagttcaaagcctcatccttagatttcagaagatacacacgacagtatctagtggagtcatcaattaacgtcatgaaatatttctttccaccttttgtcaacacatcattcatttcacatagatctgaatgtatgagctctagtggtgcaagatttcttatttccgcggtcgtgtgagacttacgaggttgcttagcttgcacacacacttgacacttagatcccttgacggtggtgaaactagggattaagttcaacttcgctagtcgcgacatgcaaccaaagttaacatgacaaagacgtgaatgccacacattggattcactattgttgcaaatatgattaacaactttattgcaaacgtctgataaggataaacgaaacaagcctcctgactcatagcctttaccaacaaaggttccatacttggatattacaaatttattcgactcaaagacaagcttgtaaccatctctacacagaagagatccgctaacaagatttttattgacggaggggacataatgcacgttcttcagccgcacgaccttccccgaagtaaacttcagatcgaccgtgccaacaccacaaacagaagcacttgaaccgtttccCATCAGCaccgttgaagtccctgcggtctgataagacgaaaacatggaaatatcaccgcatacatgcacattagcacccgtgtcaatcaaccagtcaagagaatgacatactgaaagaatagtgaaaaatataccatacccagcatccttcatgtcagtgtctccaatgacaacattagcggtcttgccgcctttcccaggatgacgcttgccatagcgattagggcaactaggagcccaatgatcaggatccccacacacatgacaagcacctttcttcttgccattcttcttcttgaagttcgtgtgttgcacatccttGTTCtttccatcaaactttgcttttccatcaaacttgcccttattcttgaacttgtggggctggaagttctgcttctgtaccacattggcactagatcctccctcaatacctcgagcacgtgtgtcctttgctctcgccttttcttccacatcaagagtgccaatgagattcgggacggaaaactcctgcctcttatgcttcagcaaggtagcaaagttcctccatgaaggaggaagcttagtgatgataccttcggcaacaaacttgtccggtagcatacaactgaagtgctcaagttctctagcaaatgactgtatctcataagcttgctcaaccacggagcgctcttcagtcatcctgtaatcatataattgctccatgatgtatagctcagtgccagcatccgagaccccaaacttggcctcgagtgcattccacatatcttttccattatcaattgacgcataagcatcaagtatgttctcaccaagaacactcaagagagcagccttaaacagagtatccattttctgaaaggcttgtgcctgttgagcatcaaggtccccttcaggtttgccaagagtggcgtcatagcaactcatggtttgaaaccgtaagactgctctcacgcgccacctcttatagtgccctcaaacataggaggtctcatggaagcagcaaaaccacttggggtaaattgcctataataaggtttttggattgttggaaatatgagcaatttaccaaataattttattaacagaaatattagataaagcatgactaatatagttgcgataaagcaagtcatgcaatctgacagagagaaagtaaatagcatctgcatatatgaacttgaactgaACACATCTAGGACAGACACTAGATCATGTTGCATATATGGAGTAGAACCTAACACATGTAGGGTAAGAACTAGTACGAGAAACTGTGGCAGGACATCTgacagaaagaagaagaacacatacgggacaacagcaacagaagcactggacttggggtcgacatcctctccagccatgtcgtTGTTGAGgtagtcgacgtcggggaagaagttgtcgtcggggaagtagtcgtcggagtctgtGATGAAGAAGCcaatagtcgcgcagagcgctccccaaaaacttatcacccttctcccttacaggactcaaagaggtgcggtttcggagacctactgtcccgacctgcggtgcacgccgccgggatgaggaagacagcagcagctcAGAGATTGGAACCAATGGCGAGAGAAAGGAGAAGTTCTGGTGCATCTCTGTGGGAGGAGCGACCTccattttataggcgcaagagaaggaggcgagagggcaacgACGGGAGGCGAAAATCTTTTtagcttccgtgtgacctttcgtatacccgtagtgtgtGGCAAAAAATTAGatatcggctcattcccgcaacccgcggggcggggcggggcgggcggTGGAGGAgaagcgcgcgtggatatccctcttgttctcatgctcgtacaagtggggaaagaatctcccttataaggaggtccaactcccactaaactagcaatgtgggactaagctTTAGTATTATCCCTTGCCTTACACAAATGAGCTAAGTgaacctctaggatttattaggaatttctgaaatagttattgggctgcctaaaatagactaaattccagccgtTTATTCCTTGCTACGAGCAATATACAGACGTTTCCTGTGCTGAAATGTTTTTTAGGGAAGCCGAAACTTCATGTGTGCTGAAACTTCTGGGATTTCGTGTCTTTTTTTCTTGAGAACTTGGATTTCATGTCATGGAGGCAGAGTTTGATTCCTTGGAAGTTATCAGATTTTGCACGGTGctaactcagtgatgactttgcaGCGGCTGTTTTTCACGTAATGCATCAATATAGCTACTATGAACGGGAGGGTCTTGTTTAAACATTGTGGTCAAGAAACTAGTTGTGCGATTCATGAGCTAGCTAATTTTTGCTTCTAATAATTATTCTTGTAACGGGGTTGGTGATCCTTCTGTTTTTCTAGTTGACAAGTTGGTAAACAACGCAAGTGTAGTTTAAATTTTATGGGCTAATAATTCTTGTAACTGCATTGATGATCGTAGAGGGGCCGACGAGGGATGATGGAGTTCCTTGCCCACGTTTCGGCGGCCACATGCGCCTCCACGTTGTAGCTCCATATAGGTCCAGTCAGGTGTTGGTTTAGAGTGGCGCGTCTGCCTGTGCCAATTTCGGTCATGGCGGACGTTGGCAATGTTGTAGTCGTCATTCCCTTGTCAAAGGCATCATCGTCACCTAGCTCCGACTACTccagggggaaaccctagatctgggtgtcCCAGGATTGCAGTGCCTTCAGTGCCGTCCTCCCTCCTGGTGCATCGTTTTGAAGTAGATGTTGGCTGGAGGGGTCAAGAGGTGGAGCGATGTTGCGTCTACCACATCAACGATGACGGGTCTCGGTGGAATGATGTAGTGGAGTATCAGCGATGGATGCGTGTTGATAGACGCACGCAGGATGATGGCGTTGTTTGGCGTCGTGGCGACGTCGACTGCAGTTGGGTCTGGTAAGGTCAATGCGTTGATCCTTCCTGAAGATAGGACGACGGAAGATGTCAGCAGCGGATTCTAGAGCGTGAGCATGCGGTGCGTGCTAAGGATGTGTTAGACCAGTTGGTGCTCTCGACTCACCGTAAGACGGCTTGGTGCGGTCATGAGATTAGATGGTGTGTTGGTACGAGGTCAGGTCACACCAACAGACCTGCAGGTGTAGCGCCAGACATCTATCAGAAAGATAAATTTAGATTGATCTATGTTACTATGTATTTGTTTGTCAGACTTTATCGATAAAGATGGGTGTACGCATCATTGGATGCATAGGCCGATGGTCTTAACCATTTTTTTTCGTAGAAAGGTCGCTCTTCGAGGGCAGTGCCCCCCGGCGCATCTCGTTTCGAGGCGGGGGTTCCGGCAAGTTGCCCTGGTTTCCTCTCATGCCGGGGCTCGGTGGACCGGCGTCATCTCGAGTGCAGAGCGCAGAACAACCAACACGACCGGCGCCCCACTCTGGTGTGGTGCTACAACAACTGCGACGGCGTGCCTCCTCCAACATGCAACAAACTGTGATTTACGCGTGTTCCAGGTCGTGAACCGAGCGGCGAATCCCACGATACAACCGCGTGCGCCGCCCTCTGGAGTCGCAGAGAAGAGGCGGACGCACGCGACATACTACAGACAACCCAGATCTCGATCGAGTTCTTCTTACACCTGTTACATGTAACTACCGGCTAGGCTGATCGAGCAACGGCATCAACGGCGGGCCGTCAGAAGACCAAATCTTGTAACTAGGGGCACTTGGGGCGTCCCTCCTTGGTCTTCCAGTCGTTGTAGCAGCCGCACTCGTACTTGTGGCCGTAGAGGCCCGACGGCACGCACAGGCACGTGTTGCAGCACTTGTTGCAGAAGAAGAGGCACGGCTTCCTGTACTTGGTGTCGCTGCACCGGTACTCGCACGCCGGCTTGCACTCTGCAATCCATGCACCGCAGGATCAACAACCAGTCCAACTCACATTacatttcatttcatttcatttcagGCGAAACCAGCAGATTCAGATTCAGATATGAGCAGGGAAGGGTAACTCACGGTATATCTTGAGACTGCCCTGTCCTCCCTGAAGAAAGAATTAGGAAAGGAGGAGAACACACACGATCAGTAACAGATCTATCCCCAAAATATCTTTAAAAATGTGCAACAGAATGCCGTGGAAACATATACCTTGCTCACTCGGTACACATTATCCTCATGCTCTTCGGTTCCTGAGGCAAACACCTGATCACAAAATATGCGATGTAATAAGCATCCCAAGCAAGACCAACAGTTTGGCTTCTCCGTCGTCCTGGGTACCGCGGATCAGCAGAGATCTCACCTTGTGCTCGGCGATGATGGACACGGCGAGAAGAGCgacggcgaggaggacgagcagcctACCAGCCAGGGCCATTTCGCTCAAGCGAGTTGAGTTGCCAAAAGAGAAGACACTGGCTAGTGAAgcagcggctgctgggctgggcagtGGGCAGGGTGAGATGGATCTGAGGACGTATTTATAGACCATAGCTGTGGATTCCGAGAAGTCTTCACCATTTTATACCGTGAAAATGGTCGAGCTAAAGCTGGATGGAAAAGCCAAGTATTGCAGAACATGCGTCAAAAGCAATGCATCGACATATGCTAGCtagatactcatgccatgttcatcccaTCCATTAAACCTTTTTTGCTGCACATGAGGCCGGACAGATTCGATCTTGCTtagtcttctctctctctctctcttccccactTGCATGGTGGATTACTAATCTGATCACAGtataagactagactaggtgttacCACTAGCTGTGCAACACACAGATCCGGGCGTTCTCTGACCCCAAAATTTTCTACTGTATGATTTTCGCGCCTCAGATCGGCGCAGAATCATATTCTAGCTAATTAGGCCTAGAGCCCCATACGGATTACTGAGGGCGGCGCTGAAATGCCGGTGCTTTGGGGCGTCGCCTAGCTGCGCGCATGAGTGCGCGCACGTTACACTACACAGCTTGGCGCGCGCGCATGTGCGTCTTGACGTGGGGAGCCTGCCCGGAAACGCTAGCAAAAGTCGCGAGTGAACCGAGCTCTGGTGGTAGAATTTGCAAGACGCAGGCATGCTTGCCACTCAGAGGGTGATGATTACTCTCACCGAAGGGCGTTTGTGGGTAATAATACTACACTGTTGATTGTTTTTGAGATGGCCAACCACTCATTTCAAGCGGTTGTGTAATAATACTACTAGTGTGTGTTGCATCGGAGGTAGTTCGGTCGAGATCAGTTCGCTCGCGCGTGCGTACACATCATTCCGGCCCGTCTCACCAGCTTGCTCTCTTATTTATGACTTGATGCTAGCTAATATTACTGTCCTTATTATTTTAACCGGTGtggtgctttttttttttgcgaaggaACTTTTAATCTATTCATCGTTTATCATGGTGTAGTACAGAGAACGCAGGTAACAAAAATTACAATCAGGTCCGTGGATGACCTAGCAACGGCGACAAGCACTGTAGCAAGGCAAAGGCGCGTCGTTATCACCGCCCCTTCGACCCACCCTCGCCGAAGCCATGCAAACCTTGTTGTGGTAGAAAGTCAAAAGGTTGTCGTGATAATCCCCCACAGGGCCACCAGAACAACAATCGGCGTCGATGATGAGAAGCGTAGATCTGAGTGATCAAACCCGTGAACAGACAACCGAAGATGAATGGAGATTGGATCCAAATAGATCCACCGAAGGTCAGCACCGACTGAATCCCGTAAGATTCGGCGGAGACACACAACCGTAAGCCCTCCGATGATGTTGGGCGCACCATCAAGATGGGATCAGATGTGGGAAGCATTATTCCTACAAGGGGACATCACCGTCGCCACATAGTGTCAATCAAGACATTGAACCAAGCAAGAGTGAGAGTGGAGTCCCTCCTGCCGGCGAGGGGCCAGGGTCCTCCGCACCTTCATTGCCCAAAGGCCATCTGAGACAGGGCGGACTGGCGACGGTGGTGCCGATAAGGTGGAGGGGCGCTAGATGCCCGGGAGTCATTTCTTGGGAAGGAGGAAagcgtttcgtgcaactgcttcagaGGACTCACTATCTTGATACTGGCTGGAATATGTTTCGCACGTCGTTGCAGTGATATTTATAGGAGAATAGTCTCGtgggtgctgagggagtcctggattaaggggtcctcgggcatccgacttgttggatatgggccggactgatgggtcatgaagatacaagacataagactctttcccgtgtccgaatgggactcttctcagcatggatggcaagcttggcgttcggatatgaagattcctttctctgtaaccgactttgtacaaccctagtcccctccggtgtctatataaatcgaagggtttagttcgtagaggcagtcataatcatataggctagacttctaaggttttagccattacgatctcgtggtagatcaactcttgtaacccccatactcatcaatatcaatcaagtaggacgtagggtattacgtccattaaaagggcccgaacctgggtaaaacttcgtgtcccctgtctcctgttaccatcaaccttagacgcacagtttgggaccccctacccgagatccgccggttttgacaccgacattggtgctttcattgagagttccactgtgtcgccgtcagaaggttcgatggctccatccatcatctgCAATGATACTGCCCTAGGGAAGGTTTTTCTCCCctgccagatcttcgtattcggcggcttcgcactgcgggccaactcacttggccatctagagcagatcaacagctacgccccaggtcaccagattagttttggaaacctggatcatgtcgccgatatccgaggagacttgatcttctaaggattcacgaccccaacctccgctctggccttagagccaGAGCGCCTCGTCAGGACTGAAGACGGGATTTCTAAACCCGCCAGACTATCTATGGCCATTAGGCCCAGTACTggagagccggaggaagcagtGTCGCCCGCAAACATCACAAAGCCGGACCCTTCCCCGGATACTGGCTCTGAACTctcggagtcagcatcgtgtgagctcggccgAGGAATTCCCTTCCCACCATACTACACGGATTCTTTTCTCCCTcaacaaacctcgcctttaagcgaggctctggacttgatgcgatccctcgtgattacaaaggagcaacgtccgaactacGCCCAACCCGAACTAAGGGataagagcggggaattttacgtcccacccaccacccacttcatcgccacagtTGAGGACTTAACTGagatgctcgattatggctccgaagacatagacggtatggacgatgatgccggagagg
It encodes:
- the LOC119297400 gene encoding gibberellin-regulated protein 12-like → MALAGRLLVLLAVALLAVSIIAEHKVFASGTEEHEDNVYRVSKGGQGSLKIYQCKPACEYRCSDTKYRKPCLFFCNKCCNTCLCVPSGLYGHKYECGCYNDWKTKEGRPKCP